In Schizosaccharomyces osmophilus chromosome 2, complete sequence, the following proteins share a genomic window:
- the rdl1 gene encoding RAD51D-like protein 1 yields the protein MNQVTQFSGDSANLVLYWILRQYHGRFDKIIWIDTLGIFNPTALPLTSLEKTAIIRAFDAEGLRDAIHELESDLMKNGDFSYALFIDSFSNPLGLLMAKANISYAHASMMSLGRQLRMLTRKFKIAVYLSTSLVYVKQLRINKPALGSSWPFCLDHSFILQEDLKHNKGHLICNQSRTSLLGTTQLLLWVRGSFVHESLTINFYRCIPYLQV from the coding sequence ATGAACCAAGTCACTCAATTTAGTGGTGATTCTGCAAACCTGGTGCTTTATTGGATTTTGAGACAGTATCATGGAAGGTTTGATAAAATTATTTGGATAGATACTCTTGGAATCTTCAATCCAACTGCTTTACCATTAACTTCGTTAGAAAAAACAGCAATCATTCGAGCCTTCGACGCTGAAGGTTTACGAGACGCAATTCATGAATTGGAAAGTGATCTTATGAAAAATGGAGATTTTTCTTATGCACTATTTATAGATTCTTTCTCCAACCCTCTTGGACTCCTCATggcaaaagcaaacattTCTTACGCCCATGCATCTATGATGTCTCTAGGAAGGCAACTTCGCATGCTAACTAGAAAGTTTAAAATTGCAGTTTATTTATCTACTTCTCTTGTTTATGTGAAGCAACTTCGTATTAACAAGCCTGCCTTGGGTAGCAGCTGGCCGTTCTGTCTGGAtcattcatttattttacaGGAAGATTTGAAGCATAATAAGGGTCATCTAATCTGTAACCAAAGCCGAACAAGTCTTTTGGGAACTACTCAATTACTTTTATGGGTCAGAGGGTCTTTTGTTCATGAGTCATTGACCATTAACTTTTATCGATGCATTCCTTACCTTCAAGTATAA
- the dri1 gene encoding RNA-binding protein involved in heterochromatin assembly Dri1, which translates to MPLPESVGDLVVLHFETNLDDHGISIGRAPCEIHEICWVILNGKTLEKQHCESCSIREEPSKDGICGSVSSLQEAIQYVDNSIQERLNMQEKPFTFVVMNGRELRVLLPKEAKEHGIILPSYMRHPRLFDLSSEYAKWQIRSGSVPPYTITLSHIFGKLDVDSLPPINECNTIQRSPTEVPYITKGLTQCWRLANATTLLLRRIERESRIPSFPNVLTQPIDCQADARLFYLERSKVIHIGGLTNDVTQSELEGWFTNHGIHPIALWTLKTPEPYKSTGTGFVLFGSHEDASDALGLNGSCIGDRMLAITPSCAKVLDKASEILIPFPSSKNRPRPGDWNCPMCGFSNFQRRVSCFRCSFPGPGHGPGHASATASNSSFPPEFPYGQSYGNGTSHVPHNYGYGMHHGNDGSSQIDQHHNGSGMANHHSSRSTFGGNVPFRAGDWKCGSEGCGYHNFAKNVCCLRCGASRATAAVVADHTSMSSNANGNASTNGSFANASSNIFGTSPMNASAYPYSQLSLGSIAANNNPYPNANGVRPEEQNRFKDAPKASFATDQGDWLCECGFTNFRRRSNCLRCNAPHHPNLQVPSSFPADFGTYV; encoded by the coding sequence ATGCCTTTGCCGGAATCTGTAGGCGATTTGGTCGTCTTACATTTTGAAACGAACTTGGATGACCATGGAATAAGTATCGGTCGGGCACCCTGTGAGATTCATGAAATTTGCTGGGTCATTTTGAATGGTAAGACACTGGAAAAACAGCATTGCGAGTCCTGTAGTATTCGGGAAGAGCCTTCAAAAGATGGAATTTGCGGAAGTGTGTCTTCCTTGCAAGAAGCGATTCAATATGTGGACAATTCCATTCAGGAACGCCTCAACATGCAGGAAAAGCCTTTCACGTTTGTGGTGATGAATGGACGGGAATTACGGGTTCTTTTGCCCAAGGAGGCAAAAGAACACGGGATTATTCTGCCTTCGTATATGCGTCACCCTCGTTTGTTCGATCTTTCTAGCGAATATGCTAAATGGCAGATCCGGTCAGGCTCCGTTCCACCCTACACTATAACTTTGTCGcatatttttggaaagctAGATGTTGATTCCTTGCCTCCCATTAATGAATGTAATACTATTCAGCGTTCTCCCACAGAAGTCCCCTATATCACAAAGGGCTTAACACAATGTTGGCGCCTTGCCAATGCTACTACCCTTCTTCTGCGGAGAATTGAGCGCGAATCCAGAATACCCTCGTTCCCCAACGTCCTTACTCAACCAATTGATTGCCAAGCAGATGCGAGGCTGTTTTATTTGGAGCGCTCCAAGGTCATCCACATCGGTGGCCTAACTAACGACGTTACTCAATCAGAGTTAGAAGGTTGGTTCACTAATCATGGGATTCATCCCATTGCCCTCTGGACTCTTAAAACTCCAGAGCCTTACAAATCAACAGGTACCGGATTCGTCCTCTTTGGCAGTCATGAAGACGCATCAGATGCTCTTGGTCTCAATGGGTCATGCATTGGTGATCGTATGCTCGCAATCACTCCCAGCTGCGCAAAAGTTTTGGACAAGGCATCGGAGATTTTAATTCCTTTCCCTTCCAGCAAAAATCGCCCTCGTCCCGGCGACTGGAATTGTCCAATGTGTGGTTTCAGCAACTTTCAACGTAGAGTCTCCTGCTTCCGTTGCTCCTTCCCTGGTCCTGGTCATGGTCCTGGTCATGCTTCGGCGACGGCCTCTAATTCCTCATTTCCTCCCGAATTCCCTTATGGCCAATCGTATGGTAACGGTACCTCGCACGTTCCTCACAACTACGGATATGGTATGCATCATGGTAATGACGGTAGTAGCCAAATTGACCAACATCACAACGGATCAGGCATGGCAAATCATCACTCCTCTCGTTCTACCTTTGGTGGTAATGTTCCCTTTAGGGCTGGTGACTGGAAATGTGGTTCAGAGGGTTGTGGATATCATAATTTTGCTAAAAACGTTTGTTGCTTGCGCTGTGGTGCTAGTCGCGCCACGGCCGCTGTCGTCGCGGATCACACCTCGATGTCTTCGAACGCCAATGGCAATGCCAGTACCAACGGTAGTTTCGCCAACGCTTCCTCCAATATCTTTGGTACTAGTCCTATGAACGCATCTGCATATCCATATTCTCAGCTGTCTCTTGGTTCTATAGCTGCTAATAATAACCCATACCCCAATGCTAATGGTGTTCGTCCTGAGGAACAAAACCGCTTTAAGGATGCCCCTAAAGCTTCTTTTGCTACCGATCAAGGGGATTGGCTTTGTGAATGTGGATTCACTAATTTTCGTCGTCGAAGTAATTGTTTACGTTGTAATGCTCCTCACCATCCTAACTTACAGGTCCCTTCCTCTTTTCCTGCAGATTTCGGGACATATGTTTAA
- the ebp2 gene encoding rRNA processing protein Ebp2, which yields MAGVDAKGRRGQKKNMKAAQKKKGVAEKKQEAVSNVNASENSNDSEEKSEEQDESEAQKQLPEVNESSQQDEKKVDNQNEDEDEDEDEEGDEDEVELSDLEGVEFEEDADLVRKRKLALNNTIALESIYEKLKYPDNISIVENQAVTTKEPVVVENVEDDLTRELAFYKQGVDGVKAAFEQLEKHKVPITRPSDYFAEMLKSDAHMEKVRQELIKEATSKKLSEQAKKQRELKKFGKQVQVAKQEERQRSKRDTLEKINLLKRKNTGSDLTTEDDFDVTLAKAEKEENSKKPTNKKGDGQPNMKRQKKNEKFGFGGRKRGTKSNDADSLAATEFGRKGLKALKGKGNKSRPGKARREKARS from the coding sequence ATGGCCGGTGTTGACGCTAAAGGCAGGAGAGgccaaaagaagaacatGAAGGCTgctcaaaaaaagaagggcGTTGCTGAGAAAAAACAGGAAGCAGTCTCGAACGTGAATGCAAGTGAAAATTCAAATGACAGTGAAGAAAAGTCGGAGGAGCAAGACGAAAGTGAGgctcaaaaacaattaccAGAGGTGAATGAATCCAGTCAACAggacgaaaagaaagtagaCAACCAAAATGAAGACGAAGACGAAGACgaggatgaagaaggaGATGAGGATGAAGTGGAACTTTCTGACCTCGAAGGCGTTGAGTTCGAAGAGGACGCTGATCTTGTTCGTAAAAGGAAATTGGCTTTAAATAACACAATTGCTCTTGAAAGCATTTATGAGAAGCTCAAATATCCTGATAACATCTCCATTGTTGAAAACCAGGCTGTCACTACGAAGGAACCTGTTGTCGTTGAAAATGTGGAAGATGATCTTACCAGAGAACTTGCCTTTTACAAGCAGGGTGTTGATGGCGTTAAGGCCGCCTTTGAGCAGTTAGAAAAGCACAAGGTTCCTATTACTCGTCCATCGGATTACTTTGCCGAAATGCTGAAATCAGATGCCCACATGGAGAAGGTTCGCCAAGAATTAATCAAAGAAGCTACTTCCAAGAAGCTCTCTGAGCAAGCCAAGAAACAACGTGAACTCAAAAAGTTTGGTAAGCAAGTTCAAGTTGCTAAACAGGAAGAACGTCAACGTTCCAAGAGAGACactttggaaaagattAACTTACTTAAGCGTAAGAACACCGGTTCTGATTTAACTACTGAAGACGATTTTGATGTCACATTGGCGAAGGccgaaaaagaagaaaactctAAAAAGCCTACTAATAAAAAGGGCGACGGTCAGCCTAACATGAAAcgacaaaagaaaaacgaaaaatttggttttggagGTAGAAAACGCGGTACAAAGAGCAATGACGCCGATAGTCTTGCTGCTACGGAATTCGGCAGAAAGGGTTTGAAGGCCTTAAAGGGCAAGGGCAACAAAAGTCGTCCTGGAAAAGCTCGCCGTGAAAAAGCTAGAAGTTAA
- a CDS encoding DUF4196 and DUF4211, CCDC82-like protein — protein sequence MGTGKMARKQRKNRKKLEKGSQNIESMLKGSSKNEPAMDEKRNNINSQIDSDSLNVLGKKQSQKGSKKKQKNYVPEVVIQQKLPAAYSKQTTEESKHKSRKHNANIDEVIRAAPSSFRDAESTPRDHFLSNENDLPEMIKPKNPVDVPYSPKSAEHLRDNVLDKEDHPIGITPTKNSNGLTTVSRSNGVEKPGSDSDHSDFELISPLKNKKSPRKLLLSDSESENSDSSYPSTSLPKAESDLVSRKPKRKLRPCSSEDESVECFEGSLERPPINKYSNKNITDDFDTEIKQEAEDLEPVSSEDEKHKRNRNPTKKAFHEKLELIRKKRRQGSSSINAEEDMSESAGEKTDTSDDDSLNEESFIVNEEEEEEALGARALLPPEFSMTSHQGLRAHFANFLRYHIKQLTNLPIEKNIDEHFLFSCKTIRRRLFSSVESNVISSIWKPNFISVLKNRPLMTNRRCEATYGCDACNMHSRLSTQVVRFKGHIYDRDTYKTLENDQEYHEESNKDWLLGSSCHERARLAHKSFHWEYDVRKEIMTQLSLAGYFEVQATSLDQMYQAIEENNYPESSWQEYCKLLKFASSSLLSGWRSGYQKHG from the exons aTGGGTACAGGCAAAATGGcacgaaaacaaagaaagaatcgtaagaaattggaaaaggGATCCCAAAACATAGAGAGTATGTTGAAAGGTagttcaaaaaatgaaccGGCAATGGacgagaaaagaaataacaTAAATTCCCAAATTGATTCAGATTCACTGAACGTACTCGGGAAGAAACAAAGCCAAAAGggttcaaaaaagaaacaaaagaattatgTACCTGAAGTCGTgattcaacaaaagctGCCTGCAGCATACTCAAAACAGACAACGGAAGAATCGAAGCATAAGAGTCGCAAGCACAATGCTAATATAGATGAAGTTATTCGCGCAgctccttcttcctttcgGGATGCTGAGAGTACACCGAGGGATCATTTCCTCTCTAATGAGAATGATCTTCCGGAAATGATTAAGCCTAAGAATCCAGTGGATGTTCCGTATAGTCCAAAGAGCGCAGAGCATTTACGAGATAATGTACTAGACAAGGAAGATCATCCTATAGGAATTACTCCTACGAAAAATTCGAATGGTCTGACAACTGTGTCGAGGTCAAATGGAGTTGAGAAGCCCGGTTCTGATTCCGATCATTCAGATTTCGAGTTAATATCtcctttaaaaaacaaaaaatctCCTCGTAAGTTATTACTATCAGACTCTGAATCTGAAAATTCCGACTCAAGCTACCCAAGTACGTCTCTGCCAAAGGCTGAATCAGATTTGGTATCAAGGAAACCCAAAAGAAAGCTCCGTCCTTGTTCTTCTGAAGATGAATCCGTTGAATGTTTTGAGGGGTCTCTGGAACGGCCTcctataaataaatattcaaataaaaatataacaGACGACTTTGACACGGAAATAAAGCAAGAGGCAGAGGATCTGGAGCCTGTGAGTTCCGAAGATGAGAAACATAAGCGTAATAGAAATCCAACTAAGAAAGCGTTTCATGAAAAGTTGGAGCTAATCAGAa AAAAACGTCGTCAAGGCAGTTCAAGCATAAACGCTGAAGAAGACATGTCAGAATCAGCGGGTGAAAAGACGGATACCAGTGACGATGATTCTTTGAATGAGGAATCTTTTATAGTaaatgaagaggaagaggaagaagctTTAGGCGCTCGCGCATTACTTCCTCCAGAGTTTTCAATGACAAGTCATCAAGGTCTTCGAGCTCATTTTGCGAATTTTCTTCGGTACCACATAAAGCAACTAACGAACCTTCcaatagaaaaaaacatagatgagcattttcttttcagttgTAAAACGATTCGAAGACgccttttttcttcagtgGAATCCAATGTAATATCGAGTATCTGGAAACCAAATTTCATCAGTGTTCTAAAGAATCGTCCATTGATGACGAACAGAAGATGCGAAGCTACCTATGGATGTGATGCTTGTAATATGCATTCACGTTTATCCACGCAGGTGGTGCGCTTCAAAGGCCATATATACGATCGTGATACTTACAAG ACTTTAGAGAATGACCAAGAATATCATGAAGAGTCTAATAAGGACTGGCTTCTGGGAAGTAGCTGTCATGAGAGAGCGCGACTTGCGCATAAAAGTTTTCATTGGGAATACGATGTACGCAAGGAGATTATGACTCAACTCTCACTTGCTGGCTATTTTGAAGTGCAGGCAACTTCACTAGACCAAATGTACCAAGCCATAGAGGAGAACAATTACCCGGAATCATCTTGGCAAGAATATTGTAAATTACTTAAATTCGCTAGCTCATCGTTATTATCCGGCTGGCGGTCAGGTTATCAAAAACATGGATAG
- the srp21 gene encoding signal recognition particle subunit Srp21 encodes MVYLSNVNDFFEQSRLLIEAYPDSTKITTRYRIDEDQQSYLVAKAYETASGICLKFRTDKAAELSRLMLIASKLGHVSNKLEIPPEQPEPESTVSNKPVEVKSEPQAAPSKSSKKKKKGKKK; translated from the exons ATGGTATATTTGTCCAACgttaatgatttttttgaacaatCTAGGCTTTTAATAGAAGCATATCCTGATTCA ACAAAAATAACCACACGTTATCGAATTGATGAAGATCAACAGAGTTACCTTGTTGCGAAAGCATATGAAACTGCATCAGGAATATGTTTAAAATTTAGAACAGACAAAGCTGCTGAGTTAAGTCGGTTAATGCTCATTGCCAGCAAACTTGGACATGTTTCTAACAAATTGGAAATTCCTCCAGAACAACCCG AACCGGAGTCTACAGTTTCAAATAAACCTGTCGAGGTGAAGTCAGAGCCTCAGGCTGCTCCCAGTAAGAGctccaagaaaaaaaagaagggaaagaagaaatag
- a CDS encoding mitochondrial carrier, coenzyme A, with the protein MTNTTENFPPKYSREFLIKSGVAGGFAGCIAKTVIAPLDRVKILYQTNHEAYRDYAFSRHGLTNSIKRIYRISGVRGLFQGHTATLYRVFPYAGIKFVAYEQVRRMLIRSEEFETSSRRFLSGSLAGICSVFFTYPLELIRVRLAYITGSNNKPRLWNVTSQVLHERDFGNSKESPFFTSIRRLSNFYRGFSVTLMGIFPYAGMSFLAHDLATDFFHNPIVKRALHSEKDERHLNTWSQLTAGALAGVCGQTISYPFEVCRRKMQVGGVKSRSRFLKFQNVVKSTYRDAGLRGFYVGLTIGYLKMIPMVSTSFFIYTRSKSYLGIN; encoded by the exons ATGACCAATACAACTGAAAATTTCCCCCCGAAATACTCCCGCGAATTCTTAATTAAGTCCGGCGTTGCAGGTGGATTCGCAGGTTGCATTGCAAAAACCGTAATTGCACCTTTGGATCGAGTGAAGATTCTCTACCAAACCAATCATGAAGCATATCGTGACTATGCCTTCTCTCGCCATGGTTTAACTAATTCCATAAAGCGTATCTACCGTATAAGCGGTGTTCGAGGGTTGTTCCAAGGGCATACAGCCACTCTTTATCGTGTTTTTCCTTACGCTGGTATAAAGTTTGTTGCTTATGAACAGGTCCGTAGAATGCTTATACGCtcagaagaatttgaaacaAGTAGTCGGAGATTTCTTTCGGGGTCTTTAGCTG GTATTTGTTCTGTCTTTTTCACTTATCCACTTGAATTAATTCGGGTTCGGCTTGCGTATATAACGGGATCAAACAATAAGCCAAGACTTTGGAACGTTACAAGCCAAGTTTTGCACGAACGTGATTTTGgcaattcaaaagaaagcccTTTTTTTACTTCGATTAGGAGACTCTCAAATTTCTACCGCGGTTTTTCTGTAACCTTAATGGGGATATTCCCCTACGCTGGAATGTCTTTCTTAGCTCATGATCTTGCTACAGACTTTTTCCATAATCCTATCGTGAAAAGGGCACTTCATTCTGAAAAGGATGAACGGCATTTGAATACGTGGTCTCAACTCACAGCCGGTGCTCTGGCCGGGGTGTGCGGACAAACGATTTCGTATCCTTTTGAGGTatgtagaagaaaaatgcaaGTAGGTGGTGTTAAAAGTCGTTCTCGGTTCCTAAAATTTCAAAACGTTGTTAAATCAACATATAGAGACGCTGGATTGAGAGGCTTTTATGTTGGTCTAACAATCGgatatttaaaaatgatcCCAATGGTCAGTACGAGTTTTTTTATCTATACTCGGAGCAAATCATACTTGGGTATCAACTAG
- the ras1 gene encoding GTPase Ras1 has translation MKSTYLREYKLVVVGDGGVGKSALTIQLIQSHFVDEYDPTIEDSYRKKCEIDGEGALLDVLDTAGQEEYSAMREQYMRTGEGFLLVYNITSRSSFDEINTFYQQILRVKDKDNFPVVLVANKCDLESERVVSRAEGEALARSMKCIYVETSAKLRLNVEESFYSLVRTIRHFNKSEERGLHTKQATQVPKSQPAAKATRNSAATQTADTSSTKCCVIC, from the exons ATGAAG TCTACGTATTTGAGAGAATACAAACTAGTCGTTGTAGGTGATGGTGGTGTTGGTAAAAGTGCTCTTACGATACAACTGATTCAATCGCATTTTGTTGATGAGTACGATCCCACAATTGAGGACTCCTATCGAAAAAAGTGTGAAATTGATGGAGAAGGAGCACTTTTAGATGTTCTCGATACAGCTggacaagaagaatattCCGCTATGAGGGAGCAATATATGCGAACTGGTGAAGGATTTCTCTTGGTATACAACATAACTTCTCGGTCATCCTTTGATGAAATAAACACATTTTATCAACAAATTTTACGAGTCAAGGACAAAGATAACTTTCCTGTCGTTTTAGTCGCCAACAAATGCGATTTGGAGAGCGAAAGGGTAGTTTCTCGAGCTGAAGGAGAGGCTCTTGCTCGAAGCATGAAATGCATCTACGTTGAAACCTCAGCAAAGCTCCGATTAAACGTTGAGGAATCTTTCTACAGTCTTGTCAGAACCATTCGTCATTTTAATAAATCTGAAGAGAGAGGACTTCACACAAAACAAGCTACGCAAGTACCAAAATCTCAGCCGGCTGCTAAAGCTACTAGAAATTCCGCTGCAACTCAGACTGCTGATACTTCTTCGACAAAGTGTTGTGTAATTTGttag
- the ddb1 gene encoding Cul4-RING E3 complex WD repeat protein subunit Ddb1, which translates to MSYVSYIHKPSSVRNAVVCQFVDSTSCNVILAKSNCIEIYEYNDENNLQLITFTNIFGRIVGLKSFRPALSSTDHIIVATDSFHYFTIFWDSENKTIANGIKIQDCSVRSLRESQSGPLLLVDPIQRVLCLHVYQGLLTIIPIVNSKKRRLNSTDAFLHDNFNVRIKELDVVDICMLHTHSVPTLAVLYRDSKSVVHLSTYTINVRECEIDEDDLVCHDIEEGKLIAHSNGGVFVFGEMYVYYISKDLKASKSLLSYPISAFTGILISDPLEDFFSIKYDPNHFFVTDESGLIYHFYSEFSQDGLKMDLEKLGESSIASCLVSLPQNKVFLGSHYGDSAVLQLDNPGLANQGLNVQTLQVFSNIAPISDFIVEHGSSGSSIITCSGAYKDGSIRVLKNSVSIQDIGIIEMESIKEVFSVSFQADYDNYIIISFPSETRVLYVSSEGEFSLCNDLSCDSSTLSIGVVDEGKQILQITASDVRLFDGNKVISWSPHANINSGNIYKNLICVALTGGTVIFLHMLEEIARYQCNTEISCLDFLDDSTCFLGLWSCSVLGLKIGQGITQELCQYKLKDVPRSLACFSFSNQLNDFLYLSTNDGQFLQYCFGKKGFLDALPKVIRLGNTPVSLKSLTLNEKRTLVSIAETQQFIHMESNKLIFNPFPSKEIVSITRFCHPALNTTLVYCTGSKLIMASLGAIQGLTIQTIPVEGFPRRICASEKHYFVLCMQLEDALGNQEQSLKSSLRVFDKLTLEEICHFVFDTNEMVESIVYLETNSSVVVGTGYNHPDQDAPDSGRLLMFTVDKNNLDLVTTYKVQGSVNTLKSYNGLIIAGINATVSAFVVREGGFHVEGCLRTPTYTIDLCIDDSDIVVGDLMKSISVMNFSESQLSELARDYKPIWVSSVEKLERHKYFVCDADGNAFIFLRDVHSPQIADRKHLRRLDQYYLGEFVNKTRIGTLRKPQEGSFVQPKLISVTVDGAIILIGDANDYADILLQLQDNVRRALPSTGGLNHEDWRKCHSEIPEELPSKLIDGSLLEGIVDMPLSIQDEIVQGKNGGLPLNISVNELVNLSESLARLHS; encoded by the coding sequence atgagtTATGTTTCGTATATACACAAGCCTTCGTCAGTGAGAAATGCTGTTGTTTGTCAATTTGTTGACTCAACGTCGTGCAATGTAATCTTAGCTAAGAGCAACTGTATCGAGATTTACGAGTataatgatgaaaataatcTTCAGCTTATAACGTTCACAAACATATTTGGACGGATTGTGGGGTTAAAATCATTTCGTCCTGCATTGTCGTCAACGGACCATATTATCGTTGCTACTGACTCTTTCCATTACTTTACTATTTTCTGGGACtctgaaaacaaaacaattgcAAATGGAATCAAAATACAGGATTGCAGTGTGCGTTCTCTCCGCGAAAGTCAATCTGGCCCTTTACTACTTGTAGATCCTATCCAGCGTGTGTTGTGTTTGCATGTTTATCAAGGGCTTCTGACGATTATTCCCATTGTCAACTCTAAAAAACGACGTCTTAACAGCACAGAcgcttttcttcatgatAATTTTAATGTCCGCATCAAGGAATTAGATGTTGTGGATATATGTATGCTTCATACTCATTCAGTACCAACTTTAGCTGTTTTGTATCGCGACAGTAAATCCGTTGTGCATCTTTCCACTTACACCATAAACGTTCGCGAATGtgaaattgatgaagatgacTTGGTTTGTCACGATATAGAGGAAGGTAAGCTTATAGCTCACAGCAATGGTGGTGTGTTCGTTTTTGGTGAAATGTATGTCTACTACATCAGTAAAGACCTTAAAGCCTCTAAGTCCTTACTCTCTTATCCAATTTCAGCTTTCACCGGAATTTTGATTTCCGATCCGCtagaagattttttttccatcaaGTATGATCCTAATCATTTCTTTGTAACTGATGAAAGCGGCCTTATATACCACTTTTATTCTGAATTTTCTCAGGATGGCTTGAAAATGGACTTGGAAAAGCTTGGCGAGTCTTCTATTGCCTCTTGTTTGGTTTCCCTTCCCCAAAATAAGGTTTTCTTGGGAAGTCATTATGGTGATTCCGCGGTTCTACAATTAGATAATCCTGGTTTGGCTAATCAAGGGTTAAACGTGCAAACTTTACAAGTTTTCTCCAACATAGCTCCTATAAGTGACTTTATCGTTGAACATGGAAGTTCTGGATCTTCCATAATTACATGCAGTGGTGCTTACAAGGATGGTAGTATACGTGTCTTAAAGAATTCCGTCTCAATTCAAGACATAGGCATAATAGAAATGGAGAGTATTAAAGAAGTCTTTTCTGTCTCTTTTCAGGCTGACTATGACAACTACATCATTATTAGCTTTCCTAGTGAAACCCGGGTACTTTATGTTTCCTCAGAAGGCGAATTTTCACTGTGCAACGACCTTTCTTGTGATTCTTCCACATTAAGCATCGGCGTCGTCGATgaaggaaagcaaatttTGCAAATCACTGCTTCAGATGTGCGCTTATTTGATGGAAATAAAGTTATTTCCTGGTCCCCTCATGCTAATATAAATAGTGggaatatatataaaaatcTAATTTGCGTTGCTTTAACAGGAGGTACtgtaatttttcttcatatgTTGGAAGAAATCGCCAGGTATCAATGCAATACGGAAATCTCATGTCTTGACTTTTTAGATGATTCTACTTGCTTTTTAGGACTATGGTCATGCTCAGTCTTGGGATTAAAAATTGGTCAGGGAATTACTCAAGAGCTATGTCAATACAAATTGAAAGATGTTCCTCGAAGTTTAGCTTGTTTTTCGTTCAGTAATCAGTTGAATGATTTCCTTTACCTAAGTACGAATGATGGCCAGTTTTTACAATACtgttttggtaaaaaagGGTTTTTGGACGCTCTACCCAAGGTAATACGCCTAGGTAACACACCTGTTAGCTTAAAATCCCTAACTTTAAACGAAAAAAGGACTCTTGTTTCTATTGCTGAGACTCAACAATTTATACACATGGAATCGAATAAACTTATCTTCAATCCCTTTCCTTCGAAAGAAATCGTCAGTATTACGAGATTTTGCCATCCTGCTCTAAATACGACTCTTGTATATTGTACGGGATCCAAATTAATTATGGCTTCTCTTGGTGCCATTCAGGGTTTAACTATACAAACAATTCCAGTGGAAGGTTTTCCACGAAGAATCTGCGCCTCTGAAAAACACTACTTTGTCCTTTGTATGCAACTAGAGGATGCCCTAGGAAACCAAGAGCAGAGTCTAAAATCATCATTACGagtttttgataaattGACGTTAGAAGAAATCTGTCACTTTGTCTTTGATACAAATGAAATGGTAGAGAGTATAGTTTATTTAGAAACCAACTCTAGCGTTGTCGTTGGCACAGGATATAACCATCCTGATCAGGATGCACCCGATTCCGGGCGATTGCTTATGTTTACTGTCGATAAGAATAACCTTGATTTAGTCACTACTTATAAGGTGCAAGGATCAGTAAACACGCTTAAAAGCTACAATGGTCTAATTATAGCTGGCATCAATGCCACAGTCAGTGCCTTTGTTGTTCGTGAAGGAGGATTTCATGTCGAGGGTTGTCTTCGAACACCTACGTATACAATAGACCTTTGCATCGATGATAGTGATATAGTGGTTGGTGATTTAATGAAGTCAATATCCGTCATGAACTTTTCAGAAAGCCAGCTCTCTGAATTAGCCAGAGACTATAAGCCAATATGGGTATCGTCTGTTGAGAAGCTGGAAAGACATAAGTACTTTGTTTGCGATGCCGATGGTAACgcattcatttttctaCGGGATGTACATTCACCGCAAATAGCCGACCGTAAACATTTGCGCCGTTTGGATCAATACTATTTGGGCGaattcgtaaacaaaactaGGATTGGTACGCTAAGAAAGCCGCAGGAAGGAAGCTTTGTGCAGCCGAAGCTTATTTCCGTCACAGTAGATGGTGCTATAATACTTATTGGTGATGCGAATGATTATGCCGACATTCTTTTGCAACTTCAGGATAATGTAAGACGTGCTTTACCTTCGACTGGTGGATTGAATCATGAAGACTGGAGAAAATGTCATTCTGAAATTCCTGAAGAGCTTCCAAGTAAGCTTATAGACGGTAGTTTATTAGAAGGTATCGTGGATATGCCTCTGTCTATACAGGACGAAATTGTGCAAGGGAAGAATGGAGGACTACCCTTAAACATTTCTGTTAATGAATTGGTAAACTTATCGGAGAGTCTTGCTAGATTACATTCCTAA